The proteins below come from a single Alosa sapidissima isolate fAloSap1 chromosome 23, fAloSap1.pri, whole genome shotgun sequence genomic window:
- the pfklb gene encoding phosphofructokinase, liver b, giving the protein MLVDFEKLRMTGAGKAIAVLTSGGDAQGMNAAVRAVTRMGVYVGAKVYLIYEGYQGLVDGGDHIKLANWQSVTNIIQLGGTVIGSARCKAFTTREGRLAAAFHLVQRGITNLCVCGGDGSLTGANIFRTEWSDLLEQLVKEGRITDTLAQQYTHLNIVGLVGSIDNDFCGTDMTIGADSALHRIMEIIDAITTTAQSHQRTFILEVMGRHCGYLALVSALASGADWLFIPEAPPEEGWEDHMCERLGESRSKGSRLNIVIMAEGAIDKHGQRIASDYVKDLVVKRLGYDTRVTVLGHVQRGGTPSAFDRVLSSKLGVEAVVALLEATPETPACVIGLSGNQAMRLPLMECVNMTKEVQNAMNEKRFDEAIQLRGKSFENNWNTYRLLAHQKPAQSKSNFSMAILNVGAPAAGMNSVMRSAVRVGIAQGHRVYAVHDGFEGLAKDAVHEMHWHDVAGWTGQGGSLLGTKRTLPNSCMEKIIANMGKYGIQSLIVIGGFEAYEGVLQLVEARSRYDELCIPMCVIPATISNNVPGTDFSLGADTAVNAAMESCDKIKQSATGTKRRVFIVETMGGYCGYLATTTGIAVGADAAYIYEEKFNIHDLKMNVEHLTDKMKNDIQRGLVLRNEKCNDHYTTDFIFNLYSAEGKGIFDCRVNVLGHLQQGGVPTPFDRNFGTKLGVKSVQWLTEKMRDTTRQGRVFANTADSACVIGMNRKVMSFSPVTELKSHTDFEHRMPKEQWWLNLRMMLKMLAKYQTNFEYQTGEIEHVTRRTLSMETGF; this is encoded by the exons GGTGGCACTGTGATAGGCAGTGCCCGCTGCAAGGCCTTCACCACCCGGGAGGGGCGTCTGGCGGCGGCCTTCCACTTGGTCCAGCGAGGCATcaccaatctgtgtgtgtgcggtggggACGGCAGCCTCACGGGGGCCAACATCTTCCGCACCGAGTGGAGTGACCTGCTGGAACAGCTGGTCAAAGAAG gGAGAATCACTGACACCTTGGCCCAACAGTACACGCACCTGAACATTGTGGGTCTCGTCGGGTCAATCGACAACGATTTCTGTGGGACGGACATGACTATTGGCGCCGACTCAGCCCTGCACAGGATCATGGAGATCATCGATGCCATcaccaccactgcacaaag CCATCAGCGTACATTCATTCTGGAAGTGATGGGTCGTCACTGTGG GTACCTGGCCCTGGTGTCCGCGCTGGCCTCTGGGGCTGACTGGCTCTTCATCCCCGAGGCTCCGCCAGAGGAGGGCTGGGAGGACCACATGTGTGAGCGCCTGGGAGAG AGTCGAAGTAAAGGTTCCAGGCTCAACATTGTGATCATGGCAGAGGGGGCAATTGATAAACATGGCCAGCGCATCGCCTCTGACTATGTGAAAGAT CTGGTGGTGAAGCGGCTGGGCTACGACACCCGGGTGACGGTTCTGGGACATGTGCAGAGGGGGGGCACACCCTCTGCTTTTGACCGGGTGCTG AGCAGTAAGTTGGGGGTGGAGGCGGTGGTGGCCCTGCTGGAGGCCACTCCAGAGACTCCTGCCTGTGTGATTGGCCTCTCGGGCAACCAAGCCATGCGCCTGCCCCTCATGGAGTGTGTCAATATG ACAAAGGAAGTGCAGAATGCCATGAATGAGAAACGCTTTGATGAAGCAATTCAGCTACGGGGAAA GAGCTTTGAAAACAACTGGAATACATACAGGCTTTTGGCACACCAGAAACCTGCGCAGTCCAAA AGTAATTTCTCAATGGCCATCCTTAATGTGGGTGCCCCAGCAGCTGGCATGAACTCAGTGATGCGTTCTGCGGTCAGGGTCGGCATTGCCCAGGGACATCGTGTTTACGCCGTCCACGATGGCTTCGAGGGTCTTGCAAAAGATGCT GTACATGAGATGCACTGGCATGATGTCGCTGGCTGGACAGGCCAAGGAGGATCACTCCTGGGAACCAAACG CACACTTCCAAACTCCTGCATGGAGAAAATTATTGCTAACATGGGAAAATATGGCATTCAGTCCCTGATCGTCATTGGAGGATTTGAG GCTTATGAGGGGGTCCTGCAGCTGGTTGAGGCTCGTAGTCGCTATGATGAGCTCTGTATTCCCATGTGTGTGATCCCAGCCACCATCAGCAACAACGTTCCAGGAACTGACTTCAGCCTCGGAGCTGACACCGCTGTCAATGCTGCCATGGAA AGCTGTGACAAAATAAAGCAGTCTGCCACGGGAACCAAGCGCCGAGTCTTCATTGTAGAGACAATGGGAGGATACTgcggttacctagcaaccaccacaggCATCGCCGTGGGAGCTGATGCAGCTTATATTTATGAGGAGAAATTTAACATTCATGACCTGAAG ATGAATGTGGAGCATCTTACAGACAAGATGAAGAATGACATCCAGAGGGGCTTGGTGCTAAG GAATGAGAAATGTAATGACCACTATACCACAGACTTCATCTTCAATCTGTATTCCGCTGAGGGGAAGGGTATCTTCGATTGTAGGGTCAATGTGCTGGGACATTTACAGCAG gGTGGGGTTCCGACTCCATTTGATAGAAATTTTGGCACCAAACTTGGTGTGAAGTCTGTCCAATGGCTTACAGAGAAGATGAGAGACACCACCAGGCAAG GTCGCGTGTTTGCAAATACTGCTGATTCTGCTTGCGTGATTGGAATGAACAGGAAGGTGATGTCCTTCAGTCCCGTAACTGAACTAAAGAGCCACACTGACTTTGA GCATAGAATGCCCAAGGAGCAGTGGTGGCTGAACCTGCGTATGATGCTGAAGATGTTAGCCAAGTACCAGACCAACTTTGAGTATCAGACTGGGGAGATAGAACACGTGACGCGACGGACACTGAGCATGGAGACCGGATTTTAG
- the rpl37a gene encoding 60S ribosomal protein L37a has translation MRPVYALFWIRTSSAVMAKRTKKVGIVGKYGTRYGASLRKMVKKIEISQHAKYTCSFCGKTKMKRRAVGIWHCGSCMKTVAGGAWTYNTTSAVTVKSAIKRLREMKDQ, from the exons ATGCGCCCTGTGTATGCCCTCTTTTGGATCCGCACCTCTTCTGCTGTAATG GCCAAACGCACCAAGAAGGTGGGAATTGTGGGGAAGTATGGCACCCGTTACGGGGCCTCCCTCAGGAAGATGGTGAAAAAGATTGAAATCAGCCAACACGCCAAGTATACCTGCTCTTTCTGTGGGAAG ACCAAGATGAAGAGGAGAGCTGTTGGCATCTGGCATTGTGGGTCCTGCATGAAGACTGTCGCTGGTGGTGCCTGGACATACAA CACAACGTCCGCCGTCACAGTAAAGTCTGCCATCAAGAGACTGAGGGAGATGAAGGACCAGTAA